One genomic segment of Macaca fascicularis isolate 582-1 chromosome 19, T2T-MFA8v1.1 includes these proteins:
- the FOXA3 gene encoding hepatocyte nuclear factor 3-gamma has product MLGSVKMEAHDLAEWSYYPEAGEVYSPVTPVPTMAPLNSYMTLNPLSSPYPPGGLPASPLPSGPLAPPAPAAPLGPTFPGLGASGGSSSSGYGAPGPGLVHGKEMPKGYRRPLAHAKPPYSYISLITMAIQQAPGKMLTLSEIYQWIMDLFPYYRENQQRWQNSIRHSLSFNDCFVKVARSPDKPGKGSYWALHPSSGNMFENGCYLRRQKRFKLEEKVKKGGSGAATTTRNGTGSAASTTTPVATVTSPPQPPPPAPEPEAQGGEDVGALDCGSPPSSTPYFTGLELPGELKLDAPYNFNHPFSINNLMSEQTPAPPKLDVGFGGYGAEGGEAGVYYQGLYSRSLLNAS; this is encoded by the exons ATGCTGGGCTCGGTGAAGATGGAGGCCCATGACCTGGCCGAGTGGAGCTACTACCCGGAGGCGGGCGAG GTCTACTCTCCGGTGACCCCAGTTCCCACCATGGCCCCCCTCAACTCCTACATGACCCTGAACCCTCTAAGCTCTCCCTATCCCCCTGGGGGGCTCCCTGCCTCCCCATTGCCCTCAGGACCCCTGGCACCCCCAGCACCTGCAGCACCCCTGGGGCCCACCTTCCCAGGCCTGGGTgccagtggtggcagcagcagctcAGGGTATGGGGCCCCGGGTCCTGGGCTGGTGCATGGGAAGGAGATGCCGAAGGGGTATCGGCGGCCCCTGGCACACGCCAAGCCACCGTATTCCTACATCTCGCTCATCACCATGGCCATCCAGCAGGCACCGGGCAAGATGCTGACCTTGAGTGAAATCTACCAGTGGATCATGGACCTCTTCCCTTACTACCGGGAGAATCAGCAGCGCTGGCAGAACTCCATTCGCCACTCGCTGTCTTTCAACGATTGCTTCGTCAAGGTGGCACGCTCCCCAGACAAGCCTGGCAAGGGCTCCTACTGGGCCCTGCACCCCAGCTCAGGGAACATGTTTGAGAACGGTTGCTACCTGCGCCGCCAGAAGCGCTTCAAGCTGgaggagaaggtgaagaaagGGGGCAGTGGAGCTGCTACCACCACTAGGAACGGGACAGGGTCTGCTGCCTCGACCACCACCCCCGTGGCCACAGTCACCTCCCcgccccagcccccacctccgGCCCCTGAGCCTGAGGCCCAGGGTGGGGAAGATGTGGGGGCTCTGGACTGTGGCTCACCCCCTTCCTCCACACCCTATTTCACTGGCCTGGAGCTCCCAGGGGAGCTGAAGCTAGATGCGCCCTACAACTTCAACCACCCTTTCTCCATCAACAACCTGATGTCAGAACAGACACCAGCACCTCCCAAACTGGACGTGGGGTTTGGGGGCTACGGGGCTGAGGGTGGGGAGGCTGGAGTCTACTACCAGGGCCTTTATTCCCGCTCTCTGCTTAATGCATCCTAG
- the IRF2BP1 gene encoding interferon regulatory factor 2-binding protein 1 codes for MASVQASRRQWCYLCDLPKMPWAMVWDFSEAVCRGCVNFEGADRIELLIDAARQLKRSHVLPEGRSPGPPALKHPATKDLAAAAAQGPQLPPPQAQPQPSGTGGGVSGQDRYDRATSSGRLPLPSPALEYTLGSRLANGLGREEAVAEGARRALLGSMPGLMPPGLLAAAVSGLGSRGLTLAPGLSPARPLFGSDFEKEKQQRNADCLAELNEAMRGRAEEWHGRPKAVREQLLALSACAPFNVRFKKDHGLVGRVFAFDAAARPPGYEFELKLFTEYPCGSGNVYAGVLAVARQMFHDALREPGKALASSGFKYLEYERRHGSGEWRQLGELLTDGVRSFREPAPAEALPQQYPEPAPAALCGPPPRAPSRNLAPTPRRRKASPEPEGEATGKMTTEEQQQRHWVAPGGPYSAETPGVPSPIAALKNVAEALGHSPKDPGGGGGPVRPGGASPAASSTAQPPTQHRLVARNGEAEVSPTAGAEAVSGGGGGTGATPGAPLCCTLCRERLEDTHFVQCPSVPGHKFCFPCSREFIKAQGPAGEVYCPSGDKCPLVGSSVPWAFMQGEIATILAGDIKVKKERDP; via the coding sequence ATGGCGTCTGTGCAGGCGTCCCGCCGCCAGTGGTGCTACCTGTGCGACCTGCCCAAGATGCCGTGGGCCATGGTGTGGGACTTCAGCGAGGCCGTGTGCCGCGGCTGCGTGAACTTCGAGGGCGCGGACCGCATCGAACTGCTCATCGATGCCGCCCGCCAGCTCAAGCGCAGCCACGTGCTCCCCGAGGGCCGCTCCCCCGGGCCCCCGGCCCTTAAGCACCCGGCCACCAAGGACCTGGCTGCGGCCGCCGCACAGGGGCCCCAGCTGCCGCCCCCGCAGGCCCAGCCCCAGCCGTCAGGGACCGGCGGCGGCGTCTCAGGCCAGGACCGCTATGACAGGGCCACATCATCGGGCCGCCTCCCCCTGCCCTCGCCCGCCCTGGAGTACACTCTGGGGTCCCGCCTGGCCAATGGGCTGGGCCGTGAGGAGGCCGTGGCTGAGGGGGCGCGAAGGGCCTTGCTTGGCTCCATGCCTGGCTTGATGCCCCCTGGGCTGCTGGCAGCTGCAGTGTCTGGCCTGGGAAGCCGAGGCCTGACGCTGGCACCCGGCTTGAGTCCTGCCCGTCCCCTCTTCGGCTCCGATTTCGAGAAAGAGAAGCAGCAGAGGAATGCGGACTGTCTGGCAGAACTGAACGAGGCCATGCGGGGCCGGGCAGAGGAATGGCACGGGCGCCCCAAAGCAGTGCGGGAACAGCTACTGGCGCTGTCCGCCTGCGCCCCGTTCAATGTGCGCTTCAAGAAGGATCACGGGCTGGTGGGGCGAGTGTTCGCTTTCGATGCTGCTGCCCGTCCTCCAGGATACGAATTCGAGCTGAAGCTCTTCACCGAATACCCCTGTGGTTCCGGCAATGTGTATGCCGGCGTCCTGGCGGTGGCTCGCCAGATGTTCCACGATGCTCTGCGGGAGCCGGGCAAGGCACTGGCTTCTTCGGGCTTCAAGTACCTCGAATATGAACGCCGGCATGGCTCAGGAGAATGGCGGCAGCTGGGCGAGCTGCTTACCGACGGCGTCCGCAGCTTTCGCGAGCCAGCTCCCGCGGAGGCCCTGCCCCAGCAGTACCCAGAGCCTGCCCCTGCGGCTCTCTGTGGCCCACCACCGCGAGCCCCATCCCGGAACCTGGCGCCCACGCCGCGCCGTCGCAAGGCATCCCCCGAGCCGGAGGGCGAGGCGACTGGGAAGATGACCACCGAGGAGCAGCAACAACGGCACTGGGTGGCACCTGGAGGTCCGTACTCCGCTGAGACCCCTGGTGTGCCCTCGCCCATTGCCGCCCTGAAGAATGTGGCCGAAGCCCTGGGCCACTCACCCAAGGACCCTGGCGGAGGTGGAGGGCCTGTGCGTCCAGGGGGCGCCAGCCCTGCAGCCTCCTCCACTGCCCAGCCGCCAACCCAGCATCGCCTTGTGGCCCGCAACGGTGAAGCAGAAGTCAGTCCCACAGCGGGGGCCGAAGCTGTCAGCGGGGGTGGCGGCGGCACTGGGGCGACCCCTGGGGCTCCCCTGTGCTGTACCCTGTGCAGGGAGCGGCTAGAAGACACCCACTTCGTCCAGTGCCCCTCGGTGCCCGGACACAAGTTCTGCTTTCCCTGCTCCCGGGAGTTCATCAAGGCGCAGGGCCCGGCCGGGGAGGTATACTGCCCGAGCGGAGACAAGTGCCCGCTGGTCGGCTCCTCCGTGCCCTGGGCCTTCATGCAGGGCGAAATCGCCACCATCCTTGCTGGAGACATCAAGGTTAAGAAAGAACGGGACCCCTAG